The Bacteroidales bacterium genomic sequence GTGGACAGGCTGTTTATGCTGCTTTATACGGGCAGAAAATAATCCTCAGTAATGAAAAAGGGGTCATTGGTTCTTATGATCGTTTAACTATCCGGGGAGATGATTCGTTATCTGTAGTTCGGCTGAAACCGGTGTCTCCTATGTCGGAATCACGTAATTTTGAGGATGTTATATGTCTTTATCCGGATAACGGGCGGCTCAGGTTGATCAACAGGGTGGAGGAGAACAGGTATATTTCCGGGGTAATTGAAGCAGAAACAGGTGCAGGACGTACGGAAGAGTTTTATAAAGCCAAAGCTGTTATTTGCCGTACATATCTGTATGGCCATATCCAGCGCCACGGATCTGAGAATTTCCACTTATGCGACGAAACACATTGCCAGGCCTATAAAGGGCAATGCCGTCATAGCGACCTGATACGTTCGGCAGTAAATGCAACCGGGGATATTATCCTTACAGATAAGGAAAATGCGAAACCCATACTGGCCACTTATCATTCCAATTGCGGGGGAGAAACGGAGTCTGCAAAGAATGCATGGCAAACCAATATGCCCTATTTGATCCCTGTTACTGATCCGCATTGTACGGAACTACCCAATGCCCGATGGCAAAAGACGATCTCCCTGGATGATTGGATCGCTTACTTAATAAAAAACGGTTTCAACCCGGATCCAAATGTAGTAACCGATTTTAGTTTTCAACAGGTACACCGGGTTCCGGACTATTCGGTAAATAATTTTTCATTGCCTGTAAAGCAGATACGGAATGATTGGCAGTTACGTTCTACTTTTTTTAATGTGTCGTTGCTGGATGGACAGGTTGTG encodes the following:
- a CDS encoding SpoIID/LytB domain-containing protein, which produces MIWYRSGIFVKNQDEELLMFMGWKKYIWITALLGMLTVCGYVSARPISVSLYNNSQIQTVVISAYNTPLTVSQNNVDQYIIAGGQAVYAALYGQKIILSNEKGVIGSYDRLTIRGDDSLSVVRLKPVSPMSESRNFEDVICLYPDNGRLRLINRVEENRYISGVIEAETGAGRTEEFYKAKAVICRTYLYGHIQRHGSENFHLCDETHCQAYKGQCRHSDLIRSAVNATGDIILTDKENAKPILATYHSNCGGETESAKNAWQTNMPYLIPVTDPHCTELPNARWQKTISLDDWIAYLIKNGFNPDPNVVTDFSFQQVHRVPDYSVNNFSLPVKQIRNDWQLRSTFFNVSLLDGQVVLDGRGYGHGVGLCQEGAMEMGKKGYKYDEIISFYYKYVNLVPVSTIQIEIPDFSMR